A genome region from Cognatishimia activa includes the following:
- a CDS encoding sarcosine oxidase subunit delta: MLIPHPLLGPRDAGEFTYLGDATLLDRPDWQSETAPQEFYDYVYTRENPPGVHRELWYHEYGDRNWIVVTRNVSTHEILGAELAQDVAKNKGTA; the protein is encoded by the coding sequence ATGTTGATCCCCCACCCGCTTCTTGGCCCCCGCGACGCCGGAGAATTCACCTACCTTGGCGACGCCACCCTCTTGGATCGCCCCGACTGGCAGTCCGAAACCGCGCCACAAGAGTTCTATGACTATGTCTACACCCGCGAAAACCCGCCCGGCGTGCATCGCGAGCTTTGGTACCACGAATATGGCGACCGCAACTGGATCGTCGTGACCCGCAATGTCTCAACCCATGAAATCCTTGGCGCTGAACTGGCGCAGGATGTGGCAAAGAACAAGGGGACCGCGTGA
- a CDS encoding dimethylarginine dimethylaminohydrolase family protein, with product MSPKSYTFSHAVSRKPAASIIRGLRFEDSGTPDHQKFLEHHAAYVDVLRSTGAEVTVLEPLEAYPDSVFVEDAALCLQEGVIQMRPGAPSRLGEAAEIAGTLADIYGDIHELEPGGFIEGGDILVTDSEILVGLSSRTDHAGVAALDKIVSKWGYKVRELQTPEGVLHFKTDCSLLDEETILSTKRLSDSGCFDGYRLLHVADGEEACANSIRFNEIVVMPDGFPKTTEMLTKEGYDIRLIGNTEAAKVDGGMSCLSLRFSPRR from the coding sequence ATGAGCCCAAAATCCTACACATTCTCGCACGCGGTGTCTCGCAAGCCCGCTGCGTCAATTATCCGAGGTTTGCGGTTTGAAGACTCTGGCACGCCGGATCACCAAAAGTTTCTAGAGCATCATGCCGCATATGTAGACGTGCTGCGCTCTACTGGGGCTGAGGTGACGGTGCTCGAGCCGCTCGAGGCCTATCCGGATTCTGTCTTTGTCGAGGACGCAGCACTTTGTTTACAAGAGGGTGTGATTCAGATGCGCCCGGGTGCGCCATCCCGTTTGGGCGAGGCTGCCGAGATCGCGGGGACCCTGGCTGATATCTATGGCGACATTCATGAGCTGGAGCCGGGTGGCTTTATCGAAGGTGGCGATATTCTGGTGACGGACAGCGAGATTCTCGTAGGGCTGTCCTCGCGGACGGACCATGCCGGAGTTGCCGCATTGGATAAAATCGTATCGAAGTGGGGATACAAGGTTCGTGAGTTGCAGACGCCCGAAGGTGTTCTGCACTTCAAAACCGATTGCTCGCTTTTGGACGAAGAGACCATTTTGTCGACCAAACGTCTGTCGGATTCCGGCTGTTTTGATGGATATCGGTTGTTGCATGTCGCCGACGGCGAAGAGGCTTGCGCCAATTCTATTCGGTTCAACGAAATCGTCGTTATGCCCGACGGGTTCCCAAAGACCACGGAGATGTTGACCAAAGAAGGCTATGACATTCGGCTGATCGGCAATACCGAGGCAGCTAAAGTGGATGGCGGTATGTCTTGCCTGTCTTTGCGGTTTTCTCCTCGGCGATAG
- a CDS encoding LacI family DNA-binding transcriptional regulator, producing MANDENRSLTLRDVSEASGVSEMTVSRVLRNRGDVSAATRERVLKAAKELGYVPNKIAGALASQRVNLVAVIIPSLSNMVFPEVLSGISEVLETTDLQPVVGVTDYLPEKEEKVLYEMLSWRPSGVIIAGLEHTDAAKAMLRNAGIPVVEIMDVDGKPVDAMVGISHRRAGREMAKAILKAGYTNIGFLGTKMPLDHRARKRFEGFTEALAKSGVEIMDQEFYSGGSALLKGREMTQAMLERTPELDFLYFSNDMIGAGGMLYLLEQGIDIPGQIGLAGFNGVELLQGLPRKLASMDACRRESGRHAAQIIAARVAGEDIESVVELTPKIAFGDTLKRR from the coding sequence GTGGCGAATGATGAAAACCGCTCTTTGACCCTGCGAGACGTATCTGAGGCGTCGGGTGTTTCTGAAATGACCGTAAGCCGCGTATTGCGCAACCGAGGCGATGTCTCGGCAGCGACGCGGGAACGGGTGCTGAAAGCTGCGAAGGAACTGGGCTATGTGCCCAACAAGATCGCCGGCGCTCTGGCCAGCCAACGCGTGAACCTTGTGGCGGTGATTATTCCGTCGTTGTCCAACATGGTATTCCCTGAGGTTTTGAGCGGCATCAGCGAAGTTTTGGAAACCACGGACCTACAGCCGGTTGTGGGTGTGACGGACTACCTTCCTGAAAAGGAAGAGAAAGTTCTCTATGAAATGCTCTCGTGGCGGCCATCGGGGGTCATCATCGCGGGGCTGGAACATACGGATGCGGCTAAAGCGATGCTGCGGAACGCCGGCATTCCTGTGGTTGAGATCATGGACGTGGATGGCAAGCCTGTGGATGCCATGGTCGGGATCTCTCACCGCCGCGCTGGGCGTGAAATGGCTAAGGCGATCCTGAAAGCAGGCTATACGAATATCGGCTTTCTGGGTACCAAAATGCCGCTGGATCACCGCGCGCGGAAACGGTTTGAGGGCTTTACCGAAGCGCTCGCCAAAAGCGGCGTCGAGATCATGGATCAGGAGTTTTACTCCGGCGGTTCTGCCCTGCTGAAGGGCCGCGAGATGACTCAAGCGATGCTGGAGCGCACACCAGAGCTCGATTTCTTGTATTTTTCCAACGATATGATTGGCGCGGGCGGGATGCTGTATTTGCTTGAGCAAGGCATCGATATTCCGGGTCAGATCGGGCTGGCGGGCTTTAATGGGGTTGAATTGCTGCAAGGCCTGCCGCGCAAGCTGGCAAGTATGGATGCCTGCCGCCGGGAATCCGGACGACATGCGGCGCAGATCATCGCGGCACGCGTGGCTGGCGAAGACATCGAAAGTGTCGTGGAACTCACCCCAAAAATTGCCTTCGGAGACACGTTGAAGCGCCGTTAA
- a CDS encoding sarcosine oxidase subunit beta family protein — protein sequence MRYNALRIFKEALTGHKGWTPAWRDAEPQKNYDFIVVGGGGHGLATAYYLAKVYKKSRIALLERRWIGGGNVGRNTTIVRSNYMMHGNQPFYELSLKLWENLEQDLNFNAMMSQRGIINLFHNDAQRDAAIRRGNSILLHGSDAVILDKAGVKELYPFLNTESARFPIMGGLLQPRAGTARHDAVAWGYARGADQHGVDIIQNCEVTGFKIENGEVKGVETTRGDIMAPKIGVAVAGRSSEVMAKAGLRLPIESHVLQAFVTEGLKPILPGVITYGAGHFYISQSDKGGLVFGGNLDYYNSYAWRGNLPTVEEVVEEGISIFPNIARARVLRSWGGIMDMSMDGSPFIDQTPIKGLYFNGGWCYGGFKATPASGYCFAHLMATDTPHKVATALRLDRYKTGHMIDELGAGAQPNLH from the coding sequence ATGCGATATAATGCTCTGCGCATCTTTAAAGAGGCGCTGACCGGTCACAAAGGATGGACCCCTGCGTGGCGCGATGCCGAGCCGCAGAAAAACTATGATTTCATCGTTGTTGGCGGTGGCGGGCATGGTTTGGCGACCGCCTACTATCTGGCCAAAGTCTACAAGAAATCCCGCATTGCCTTGCTGGAACGTAGGTGGATTGGCGGCGGCAATGTGGGCCGAAACACGACGATTGTGCGCTCCAACTACATGATGCATGGGAACCAGCCGTTCTATGAGCTTTCCCTGAAGCTGTGGGAAAACCTTGAGCAGGATCTGAACTTCAACGCGATGATGTCGCAACGTGGCATCATCAACCTGTTTCACAATGACGCCCAGCGTGATGCGGCGATCCGGCGGGGGAATTCGATCCTATTGCATGGGTCAGACGCGGTGATCTTGGATAAAGCGGGCGTGAAAGAGCTCTATCCTTTCCTGAACACCGAAAGCGCGCGTTTCCCCATCATGGGCGGCCTGCTGCAACCCCGCGCGGGCACGGCGCGGCACGATGCGGTGGCTTGGGGCTACGCGCGTGGGGCCGATCAACACGGCGTCGACATCATCCAAAACTGCGAAGTGACTGGCTTCAAGATCGAAAACGGCGAGGTCAAAGGCGTCGAGACCACGCGCGGCGACATCATGGCCCCAAAGATCGGCGTGGCTGTGGCGGGGCGGTCCAGTGAGGTCATGGCGAAAGCCGGGCTGCGCTTGCCCATTGAAAGCCATGTCTTGCAGGCGTTTGTCACTGAAGGGCTGAAACCCATCCTGCCAGGCGTGATCACGTACGGCGCGGGTCACTTCTATATCAGCCAGTCTGACAAGGGCGGTTTGGTCTTTGGCGGCAACCTTGATTACTACAATTCCTACGCTTGGCGCGGGAACCTGCCGACCGTCGAAGAGGTCGTCGAAGAGGGCATCTCGATCTTCCCCAATATCGCCCGCGCGCGGGTTCTGAGGTCTTGGGGCGGCATCATGGATATGTCGATGGATGGCTCGCCCTTCATTGACCAGACCCCGATAAAAGGCCTCTATTTCAATGGCGGCTGGTGCTATGGCGGCTTCAAGGCGACGCCTGCCTCGGGCTATTGCTTTGCCCATCTGATGGCGACAGACACGCCGCACAAGGTCGCGACCGCTCTGCGGCTGGATCGCTACAAAACCGGTCACATGATCGACGAACTCGGCGCCGGTGCGCAGCCGAACTTGCACTAG
- a CDS encoding ABC transporter permease → MFLLFQTTAATLGNGFLHLKRKGRRHWPEAILARMAIGTTLALSVALSLGGGVAWYTGVPGLVDLWGIVEALALALGAGIAVGFVNCALFAILPVWRPLWAVTSRLLFLVSGVLFLPSDLPSTVQWILEWNPLIHILSLLRESLYHGYAPLYQSSFFVALRRRHPSATPNPH, encoded by the coding sequence GTGTTCCTTCTGTTTCAAACCACCGCAGCGACGCTTGGTAACGGGTTTCTGCATCTAAAACGAAAGGGGCGGCGTCATTGGCCCGAGGCGATCTTGGCGCGCATGGCGATCGGCACCACCCTGGCCTTGAGCGTCGCTCTTAGTCTTGGGGGTGGGGTCGCTTGGTACACGGGCGTTCCGGGACTTGTTGATCTGTGGGGGATCGTCGAAGCCCTAGCGCTTGCACTAGGGGCGGGAATTGCGGTTGGGTTCGTGAACTGCGCGCTCTTTGCGATCCTGCCAGTCTGGCGGCCGCTTTGGGCGGTGACGTCAAGATTGCTGTTCTTGGTCTCGGGCGTGCTTTTCTTGCCGAGTGACTTACCATCCACGGTGCAGTGGATATTGGAATGGAACCCTTTGATCCATATCCTCAGCCTGCTGCGCGAGAGCCTGTACCATGGTTATGCACCGCTCTATCAAAGCTCATTTTTCGTGGCGCTTAGGCGTCGTCATCCATCAGCAACACCCAATCCGCATTAA
- a CDS encoding SAM-dependent methyltransferase, which translates to MTETLSPRKARADWRQNLAKMGEEKGFFRALGHEHSALFVEGGDTLIVTFENLDHVYERTEDRLPWGYGFVTKRGWSMLGLMAHDWTWYRDEAVYDFFDELRDTGFFNRFKKVVFYGASMGAYAAAAFSAAAPGSTVILISPQATLDREKASWEYRYLKAWRRNFKDRYGYAPDYVAAAENAYVFYDPRMPQDAMHATLFDSPNITKFPCRFLGHRMASLWVQMGILTPIIEGCVAGTLTRPEFYKMMRARHHSTRYQRELLDAVLEKNRPRLTVRLCEYVLSKRGGPKFRAALKDAQKQLPSPKRIRVVKGMNFDAFDAQDHLNIILQRSEILHDVKSAGRKVKAWTEGDATALEEVVREKNTQLPARAYGQINDEFTELLKSLDGFHPDRLADIGCGYGFFSFAAAKHFDCDVELIDVETSENRHFGFEEVGAAYSNLQKAARFLNDNGIAKQKIRTTNPMKDDLKAIQPVDMIVSLLACGFHFPIDGYMPFFTEKLVDGGRLILDLRNSQASDQIERLSNLGAVEILSKQNNRQRIMLTRCV; encoded by the coding sequence ATGACGGAAACCCTGTCCCCTCGCAAAGCCCGCGCCGATTGGCGGCAAAACCTCGCGAAGATGGGCGAGGAAAAAGGGTTCTTTCGCGCCTTGGGGCATGAACATAGCGCGCTCTTTGTCGAAGGCGGCGACACGCTGATAGTGACGTTTGAAAACCTCGACCACGTCTATGAACGCACCGAGGATCGCCTGCCTTGGGGCTATGGGTTTGTTACCAAACGTGGCTGGTCCATGCTGGGCCTGATGGCGCATGACTGGACATGGTATCGCGACGAAGCGGTCTATGATTTCTTTGACGAGCTGCGGGACACCGGGTTCTTCAACCGCTTTAAGAAAGTGGTGTTCTATGGGGCCTCAATGGGGGCCTACGCAGCGGCAGCCTTCAGCGCTGCTGCGCCGGGTTCGACAGTCATATTGATCTCGCCTCAGGCCACGCTGGACCGCGAGAAGGCCAGTTGGGAATACCGTTACCTCAAGGCGTGGCGGCGCAATTTCAAAGATCGCTACGGCTATGCGCCGGACTATGTGGCGGCTGCCGAGAACGCCTATGTGTTCTATGACCCGCGCATGCCGCAGGACGCGATGCACGCAACCCTGTTTGACAGTCCAAACATCACGAAATTTCCATGCCGCTTCCTAGGGCACCGCATGGCTTCGCTCTGGGTGCAGATGGGTATCCTGACCCCGATCATCGAGGGCTGTGTGGCTGGAACCCTGACCCGACCCGAGTTCTATAAGATGATGCGCGCGCGTCATCACTCCACGCGCTATCAACGTGAATTGCTGGATGCCGTTCTGGAAAAGAACCGCCCGCGTCTGACGGTGAGATTATGCGAATATGTCCTGTCAAAACGCGGCGGGCCTAAGTTCCGCGCGGCCTTAAAAGACGCGCAAAAGCAGCTACCATCGCCCAAACGCATTCGCGTGGTGAAGGGCATGAATTTTGACGCTTTTGACGCGCAGGATCACCTCAACATCATCCTGCAGCGCAGTGAAATCTTGCATGACGTCAAATCGGCTGGTCGCAAGGTTAAGGCTTGGACAGAGGGCGATGCGACCGCATTGGAAGAGGTTGTGCGGGAGAAAAACACCCAACTTCCTGCACGCGCCTATGGGCAGATCAACGACGAATTCACCGAGTTGCTGAAATCCCTCGACGGCTTTCATCCAGACCGGTTGGCTGACATCGGCTGCGGCTATGGCTTCTTTAGTTTTGCGGCGGCAAAGCATTTTGACTGCGACGTCGAATTGATCGACGTCGAAACGTCCGAGAACCGCCATTTCGGGTTCGAAGAGGTCGGCGCGGCCTATTCTAACCTGCAAAAGGCCGCACGGTTCCTAAATGACAACGGGATCGCGAAACAAAAAATCCGGACAACCAATCCAATGAAGGATGACCTAAAAGCCATTCAGCCAGTGGATATGATCGTCAGCCTCTTGGCCTGCGGCTTCCACTTCCCAATCGATGGCTACATGCCGTTTTTCACGGAAAAACTCGTAGATGGCGGCCGTTTGATCCTGGATCTACGCAACAGTCAGGCGTCTGACCAAATCGAACGGCTCTCCAACCTAGGAGCGGTTGAAATCCTGTCCAAACAGAACAACCGCCAGAGGATCATGCTAACGCGCTGCGTTTAA
- a CDS encoding calcium-binding protein has translation MSSADGQRLENEDVFWDGFHSVDRVDLGDVTPDDVVYGSGDADVLSGTAAADEIQGQSGDDTINGQDGDDRILGGDGLDSLDGGLGADTLFGGFADDLLSGGAGADRLYGEQGDDRILGGDEDDQIWGADGNDFVAGGTGADEISGGAGHDELRGGAGMDLMYGGAGADLLKGNDGNDTLFGNDGVDTLKGGIGDDSLDGGDLDDKLKGKIGNDTLYGGDGNDKLKGGAGADRLYGGAGNDRLDGGTGNDIYQGDAGADRFMFKRHHGSDRINDFTQGEDVIDLRYLGEGGIKRVANLEMSQQGADVLINTGLGEIWLTDTSLSDMDGSDFLI, from the coding sequence TTGTCCTCGGCCGATGGGCAAAGGCTCGAGAATGAGGATGTGTTCTGGGACGGGTTTCACAGTGTGGATCGCGTAGATCTGGGCGATGTGACACCAGACGACGTGGTCTATGGCAGCGGTGATGCGGATGTTTTGTCGGGAACGGCGGCCGCCGACGAGATTCAGGGACAGTCGGGCGATGACACGATCAACGGTCAAGACGGAGACGACCGGATCCTGGGTGGAGATGGCCTGGACAGTCTGGACGGCGGGCTTGGGGCCGACACATTATTCGGAGGCTTTGCCGATGATCTGCTGAGCGGCGGCGCGGGTGCGGACCGGCTTTATGGGGAACAAGGCGATGACCGTATTCTGGGCGGGGACGAGGACGACCAGATATGGGGCGCGGATGGCAATGACTTTGTGGCCGGCGGCACCGGCGCGGATGAGATCTCTGGCGGGGCGGGGCATGACGAGTTGCGCGGCGGTGCGGGAATGGACCTGATGTACGGCGGCGCGGGCGCGGATTTGCTGAAGGGTAATGACGGCAATGACACGCTTTTTGGCAATGACGGGGTTGATACGCTGAAAGGCGGCATCGGAGACGATTCCTTGGATGGAGGGGACTTGGATGACAAGCTGAAGGGGAAGATCGGCAATGACACGCTCTATGGCGGCGACGGCAACGACAAGTTGAAAGGCGGGGCGGGGGCGGATCGGCTTTATGGCGGGGCCGGAAATGATCGGCTGGATGGCGGGACCGGTAATGACATCTATCAAGGCGATGCTGGTGCGGATCGCTTTATGTTCAAACGCCACCACGGCAGCGACCGGATCAATGATTTCACCCAAGGAGAGGATGTGATTGACCTGCGATACCTCGGTGAAGGCGGCATCAAACGGGTCGCGAACCTTGAGATGTCTCAGCAAGGTGCGGATGTGCTTATCAACACGGGATTGGGAGAGATCTGGCTGACAGATACCTCGCTTTCGGACATGGATGGCTCTGATTTCCTGATCTAG
- a CDS encoding sarcosine oxidase subunit alpha family protein: MSGYRLSGGLVDHGTALGFKFDGQSYNGLQGDTLASALLANGVQLMGRSFKYHRPRGVVTAGSEEPNALVELREGARQEPNTRATTIELYDGLVANSQNRFPSLKRDFLAINDLFSDFLSAGFYYKTFMWPKAFWEKLYEPAIRRAAGLGSVTEENDPDAYDKGFLHCDVLVIGSGPAGLMAALTAGRAGARVILAEEDKLLGGRLLAETMSIADQSGSDWAAATQAELASLPNVRIMPRTTVFGAYDHGIYGALERNADHLITPGAGKPRQTMWRIYSKRAIVAAGAHERHIGFANNDRPGIMMASAVRAYANRWATATAKSVLVFTNNDDGYKTARDLMAKGVNVPAVVDTRNEGPEIDGTEVHRGGVILDTKGRHGVTEAIVQTAKGYTTNILCGSIAVSGGYSPNLGMTCHQRGRPEWREDIAAFVPAGDLPPGQIVAGAARGVYDMGNVMADGVSQAKQALNDLGIKSKVMTLPEVEGEATGISAYWYVPSKKRAWVDFQNDVTVKDVKLAHQEGYVSVEHLKRYTTLGMATDQGKTANVLGLAVMAEKTGKSIPETGTTIYRPPYVPVAMGALAGRSTLENFRPKRLTPSHKWAEEQGAVFQEVGLWMRAMWFPQKGETTWRQSVDREVIATRTNVGICDVTTLGKIDVQGKDAGEFLSKLYVNGFAKLPVGKVRYGLMMREDGMLYDDGTAARFAEDHYVVTTTTANAVLVYRNMDFARQCLFPEMDVQIISTTDAWAQFAVAGPKSRELLARIVDKDHDISNEAFPFMGCAEITVCGGLKARLFRISFSGELAYEIAVPTRYGDALVRRMMEVGADLGVTPYGLEALNVMRIEKGHVTGAEIDGRMTALNMGLDRMVSRKKDCIGFHNSQREAQLDPNGPRLVGLRSLNGQGIHAGSHLMNETGEVSAWVDQGHVTSVCYSPMLKEYIGLGYVNGGDQRMGEKLRAVNPIKNYETPVEIVSAHFFDPEGGRLRD; this comes from the coding sequence ATGAGTGGCTATCGTTTAAGCGGCGGTCTGGTGGACCATGGCACCGCCCTTGGGTTCAAGTTCGACGGCCAATCCTACAACGGGTTGCAGGGCGACACGCTTGCCTCAGCATTGCTTGCCAATGGCGTTCAGCTCATGGGCCGCTCGTTCAAATACCACCGCCCTCGCGGCGTCGTGACTGCGGGATCTGAGGAACCCAACGCGCTCGTTGAATTGCGCGAAGGCGCACGGCAGGAGCCCAACACGCGGGCAACCACCATAGAGCTTTACGACGGCCTTGTCGCAAATTCTCAAAACCGCTTCCCAAGCCTTAAGCGTGACTTTCTGGCGATCAACGATCTCTTCTCGGATTTCCTGAGCGCGGGGTTCTACTACAAAACTTTCATGTGGCCGAAAGCCTTTTGGGAAAAGCTCTACGAACCTGCGATCCGCCGCGCCGCGGGTCTGGGCAGCGTCACAGAGGAAAACGACCCCGACGCCTATGACAAAGGCTTCCTGCATTGCGATGTGCTGGTGATTGGCTCGGGCCCAGCTGGTCTAATGGCAGCTTTGACGGCGGGCCGCGCAGGCGCACGTGTGATCCTTGCCGAAGAAGACAAACTGCTCGGCGGTCGCCTCTTGGCCGAAACCATGTCCATTGCCGATCAATCCGGCAGCGACTGGGCCGCAGCCACTCAGGCCGAACTTGCGTCCCTGCCGAACGTGCGGATCATGCCGCGCACCACGGTGTTTGGCGCTTATGACCACGGCATTTATGGCGCGCTTGAACGCAACGCAGACCACCTGATCACCCCCGGCGCGGGCAAGCCGCGTCAGACCATGTGGCGCATTTATTCCAAACGCGCGATTGTCGCGGCAGGTGCCCATGAGCGCCACATCGGTTTCGCCAATAACGACCGTCCGGGGATCATGATGGCAAGTGCCGTGCGCGCCTATGCCAACCGCTGGGCGACGGCGACGGCAAAGTCTGTTCTGGTCTTCACCAACAACGACGACGGCTACAAAACCGCGCGCGATCTTATGGCGAAGGGCGTCAACGTACCGGCCGTGGTCGACACTCGCAACGAAGGCCCAGAGATCGACGGCACAGAGGTCCATCGCGGCGGGGTGATCCTTGACACCAAGGGCCGCCACGGCGTCACCGAAGCCATCGTTCAAACTGCCAAGGGATACACAACCAACATCCTTTGCGGCTCGATCGCGGTCTCTGGCGGCTATTCCCCGAACCTCGGTATGACCTGCCACCAACGCGGCCGCCCCGAGTGGCGCGAAGATATCGCAGCCTTTGTCCCGGCTGGCGACCTACCCCCCGGGCAAATCGTCGCCGGAGCCGCCCGTGGCGTCTATGACATGGGCAACGTGATGGCCGACGGAGTGTCTCAGGCGAAACAGGCGCTGAATGATCTGGGCATCAAATCCAAGGTCATGACCCTGCCCGAAGTCGAAGGCGAAGCGACCGGCATCTCTGCCTATTGGTACGTCCCCAGTAAGAAACGCGCTTGGGTCGACTTCCAAAACGATGTGACCGTCAAAGACGTCAAGCTTGCCCATCAAGAGGGCTATGTCAGCGTTGAGCACCTCAAACGCTACACCACGCTCGGCATGGCCACAGACCAAGGCAAAACCGCCAATGTTCTGGGTTTGGCCGTCATGGCCGAAAAGACCGGCAAGTCGATCCCAGAAACAGGCACCACGATCTATCGTCCACCTTACGTGCCCGTTGCCATGGGCGCGCTCGCGGGCCGCTCGACGCTCGAAAACTTCCGCCCCAAACGCCTCACACCCAGCCATAAATGGGCCGAAGAACAGGGCGCCGTTTTCCAAGAAGTCGGCCTCTGGATGCGGGCGATGTGGTTCCCTCAAAAGGGCGAAACCACCTGGCGTCAGTCTGTCGACCGCGAAGTCATCGCCACACGCACCAACGTGGGCATCTGCGATGTGACGACGCTTGGCAAAATCGACGTACAGGGCAAAGACGCGGGCGAATTCCTGTCCAAGCTTTACGTGAACGGTTTCGCGAAATTGCCTGTCGGCAAGGTGCGCTATGGCCTCATGATGCGCGAAGACGGGATGCTTTATGACGACGGCACCGCAGCGCGCTTTGCCGAGGATCATTACGTTGTGACGACCACGACAGCGAACGCAGTACTCGTCTATCGCAACATGGATTTCGCGCGCCAATGTCTGTTCCCTGAGATGGATGTTCAGATCATCTCGACCACCGACGCATGGGCACAGTTTGCGGTCGCCGGGCCAAAATCTCGTGAATTGCTCGCACGTATCGTCGACAAAGATCACGATATCAGCAACGAGGCCTTCCCCTTCATGGGATGCGCCGAGATCACCGTCTGTGGTGGTCTAAAAGCACGCCTCTTTAGGATCTCATTCTCGGGTGAGCTGGCCTATGAGATCGCAGTCCCTACCCGCTATGGCGACGCGCTTGTGCGCCGCATGATGGAGGTTGGCGCGGATCTGGGCGTGACACCTTACGGTCTTGAGGCGCTCAACGTCATGCGGATCGAAAAGGGCCACGTCACAGGGGCCGAGATCGACGGCCGTATGACCGCGCTCAATATGGGTCTGGACCGGATGGTCTCGCGCAAGAAAGACTGCATCGGCTTCCACAACAGCCAACGCGAAGCGCAGCTTGATCCGAACGGGCCACGGCTTGTCGGCCTGCGGTCGCTGAATGGCCAGGGCATCCATGCCGGCTCACATCTGATGAACGAAACCGGAGAGGTCTCGGCCTGGGTGGATCAGGGGCACGTGACCTCTGTGTGCTACTCACCGATGCTGAAGGAATACATCGGCCTTGGCTATGTGAATGGCGGGGATCAGCGCATGGGCGAGAAGCTGCGCGCCGTAAACCCGATCAAGAATTACGAAACCCCTGTCGAGATCGTCTCGGCGCATTTCTTTGATCCAGAAGGAGGGCGTCTGCGTGACTGA
- a CDS encoding glycosyltransferase codes for MQNTARIRVNEALFSVGRVVAVVVTFNRCAQMQHSVRCLLAAPEHQLSGIVVVDNASSDGTEVWLSNLEDSRLSVLRLPQNVGGAGGFAEGLSKAVERFNADWVLLMDDDA; via the coding sequence ATGCAAAATACGGCTCGAATTCGCGTAAATGAGGCGCTCTTTTCCGTAGGGCGCGTGGTTGCTGTTGTCGTGACCTTCAATCGCTGTGCACAGATGCAGCATAGTGTTCGCTGCTTGCTTGCCGCGCCTGAACACCAACTTTCCGGGATCGTGGTTGTCGACAATGCCAGTTCCGATGGAACCGAGGTTTGGCTTTCGAACCTAGAGGACAGCCGGCTATCTGTCCTGCGTCTCCCGCAGAATGTCGGCGGTGCTGGCGGGTTTGCTGAAGGCCTTTCAAAAGCCGTCGAGCGCTTTAATGCGGATTGGGTGTTGCTGATGGATGACGACGCCTAA
- a CDS encoding TetR/AcrR family transcriptional regulator encodes MIDATLKVIATDGVAAATVRTIAREANVTQGLIRYYFQSKDELIVAAYEAHMSDMLASAGSAMTGAGTAKCRLIRYIEATLKAPVTTRQKVGTWAGFFQILLHDDDMIRQHTKSYHELRLQTKTLIADVYAEEGISKSDSELRRLSIAGSALLDGLWIEGGAIGETFHPGELFRVGLESFGALINVDLKGFRDAKQGCGDT; translated from the coding sequence TTGATCGATGCGACCCTCAAAGTCATCGCAACCGACGGGGTGGCCGCTGCAACGGTGCGCACGATCGCGCGCGAAGCGAATGTCACGCAGGGCCTTATTCGGTACTACTTTCAATCGAAAGACGAACTGATTGTAGCCGCATATGAGGCGCATATGAGCGACATGCTCGCGTCGGCCGGAAGCGCGATGACGGGTGCTGGAACTGCAAAATGCCGGTTGATCAGATATATTGAGGCGACACTGAAGGCTCCGGTCACCACAAGGCAGAAAGTTGGGACATGGGCGGGGTTTTTCCAGATCCTTCTACATGACGACGATATGATCCGGCAGCACACCAAATCCTACCATGAGCTGCGTTTGCAAACCAAAACGCTGATCGCCGATGTCTATGCCGAGGAAGGCATATCCAAATCAGATTCTGAACTGCGCCGCCTCAGTATTGCGGGAAGCGCTTTGTTGGACGGGCTTTGGATCGAAGGCGGCGCGATTGGCGAAACCTTCCACCCCGGCGAATTGTTTCGTGTTGGTCTCGAGAGCTTTGGCGCGTTGATCAATGTTGACCTGAAGGGGTTTCGTGACGCCAAACAGGGCTGCGGGGATACTTAA